The segment CACCAAACTTTGCCCTCCCTTGTTTGCTGAGTGCCTGCTGCAGCGCTGATGCTGTGTCAACAGGGAGTAACCGTTCTAGTTACATGGTTTGCATTGCCAGGTTGTCCGGGCAGTTAAATTGAGGCAGATGTTCACAAGAAGTCTGATCCAGCAAAGAGAGCAAGAGTTTTTCTGTTAGCTTCATGGGAAAGGGTGAGAGCAAAACTCAAAGGCAATGAGTGTCTGAGTGGCAGGCACTGTCACCTGCTGGAACATGGTGGGCTCGCTGGCTGGTTTGTATCGCAACgtggtgctgggctgagctCTTATAAAATTTACGGCAGTTATGCTCAATATGTGACATACATCATTTGGAGatgttcctcttccttcctcatttGCAGGTGTTCACTTTTGTCTCTGAACAaagcctgctgctctgggggctgGCACACAGATGCATGCTGCTCTTCCTAGGGCTGTTCCATGTTTGTGTTGGCTCCACTTTGGCCACTCTTCAGAGACAGCTGCACGCCCTCCTTGTCTCCTGATCCATTGTGCCTGCCTCTTAAAAAGATGGGGCCTGGCAGAAAGAGATCTCTTTATTGCACCTAAAAAAGCCAGACATGCTCCAAAAAGTGTAACCTACTGttatttcccttctcctcaTCTGCACAAATCCCTGCTTTCTGCCTCCACATCCCTCTACGTTCAGTATTGGCAGCATATGAAGTGGGGTCATTTTGTTGGATTGCCAGCAGCTGGTACaatgttgtttttgttattcttatattatttttatttgcaacgTATAGAAGAGGAATCAGGAGAGAAAGTGCAAATGCAGTGGCCTAATGCTGGATAAAACACAACTATGGTAGTGCAGATGGATGTGGAGTGTGTGCTGGTGCTTTGCTCAGATGAAGTCAAGCCTTGTTCAGATGGGATGGAGTTGCCAGGACAGACACTTCAGAAGCAGAATGTGGATATTTTGTGGGATAACAAAAGGACGATCAGTATGAAAGTGTGTTTTTGCAGACATAGCTGAAATGGCATGTGGCTCCAGATGACATATTGATTTATTGTATATAAAACTGTCCATGCCCATTTTTAGAAGTCTGATGATTTGTCATACACAGTCAAGAGGAAaattcctgggaaaaaaaaaaaagagcataaaaaGCCAACTGGGCTTATTTAGTGCCCGTATAATGGCATTTTTACCTATTTTTAGTGCACGTTGGCACCATCTGAGTGCAGAATCCTCAGGAAAAGTGCTGGGGTGCCTTAGAAACACACTATATGTTTagacaaaacacaaagctgcCCTGTGTCTAGATGGGAGGCCTGCATGAGCTTGGAGGAGCTTCAGCCTCCgctgcttttctccctctcaGCCCAGAGCTACTGCCCAGCCCGTTGGGTCCTGCAGGCAGGGATGGCTGCAGGATTGCTCATTTGCAAGCTCAGGCCCCAACACAGACTCTCCACAGCATGTAGCTAACCTCCATTTGGCTGAGAGAGGATGGAAGGTGGACGACGTGCAGGCCGGGAGAGGAGGCCGCACGCTCGGGGCCTGGCTGTCCTTGGATGGTGCGAGTGGGCCGCGGGTGCCCGAGCCGAGGATGCAGGCCGGGCGGTTTCTAACGCATTGATCGAGTCTGCCAGAAGTGAATagtttttctggttgttttcaGCACACTCCAAAGATGAGTCAAGGACCTACCCTCTTCTCTTGTGGCATTATGGGTAAGTAGCAGAAACTTCTGCCCGTATTTCTTTCATCTCCGCTCCCGGGTCCTTGGCGATGTGCGGGAAGATGTCCTCACCTTCTGCACCTCCCCTAAAaatgctgccctgcagagcctgggGTGCAGCCCCGTGCCTTGGGGTTCAGTATCGCCCATCCCACAGCACCGGTGTGGGAAGCCCCTGCCCAGGGGTGGTTTGCTGCCCCGCAGTGCTGAGTGCATTCCTAGTCTCCTTCCCCATCACTTTATGTGTGCTTATTTTTGAAGTTACTCATACAGTTGGGATTATAAGCATTTTGAGTCTGAGATTGTGTTTCTCATGTGTTCGAGTATCCATCCCACAACTACATCTCTTGACTGTTTGCATGATACAAGTGATAAATGTCAGTATTATAGCTAAAACGTTCTTCCTTTTGGCACAGTGTGTATGGACAGGCTTCAGgcaataacaaaaatatcttttttgcCTTTCACAATAACATAAGCTGTTGTATATGATGTTTAATACCATTTATGGCAGAGCTTGCTACCAACTGTCACGCTGAGTGGCTACTGAAATTGATGGGGTTTTGGTGCATCAGTCCATGATCCTGAAAAAACAGTAATGCAGGAGGATGTGCCACTATACAGTGCTCTTTGGGTTTTGAAATGAGGATCCAGTCCCTAGGCGAAGTCTCAAATCCCAATTAAAATTGTAGGTCAAGTTTGAGCCAAGCTACTTGGTATGAAAGCCAATACTTTGCAGACAAAGCGACTGCCCCTTTTCTTCATGGACACAACTCTCATTAGCGTTAATGGGAGCTGAGCACATGCATTGAGAGGAGATATTTCCCAAGCTCTCTGATAACTTCAGTTGTttggaggagggggaaaagatggaaaatgttttgatttttttttcagatgaaagtCACAAGCTTCAAAGTCAAGAATGGGCAGAAACAGTGCattccttttctcctgcctgTCAAAAATGAGTAAGGAACAAAGAAACCCAATcagatggttttgttttgtgccaTGGCACTGGCAGGCTCTTCCACAAATATGAAGAGTCTAAGCCTAATTGAAAATCAGCTTGGTGTTAATAGCTTTTACAAAGCCATTTGCGTATTCCTAGCGCTGCGCTGGTCTTCCTTGGCTGCCAAATTATCCTGTTTCCAAGGGAACCTAATCTCACCTCCTTGACCACAGCTTACCATGTAATTGTCTTTGTCATGCCCAATCAAGAGGAGTGAGTCTCTGGCGTGCGAGAGAGCATTGTTTGGTTTGTGCTTCATTTTAGGCATCTTTCCCAAATGTTCTTGATGTCTCCAAACTTGGGCCATGATCACAAACCAACTCCGTGCTGAAACTTGCTCAGCATTTTAGGTGAATTGCAGGGTTATGATGGCACTGAATGTGCAATGAGTGAATATTTCAAGCTGAGAGGGAAAGCACGGAGATGAATGGATCGAGGAAGGTTGGAGCAGTGTCCCAGCCAGCATCAGCACAGCTTCGTGCCACGTCCTGAGCAGAGCAAGGCCTGGGCACTAGGGCTTCTCACCACATCAGCCCAGGGATGCATATCTACAGGAGGGATAGGAAGAAGCTGGCCAAGGCCCCAGGTGTGCATAATACCCCATAACTGACAGAGCCAGCTAGCCTGGGCTGGCACGTGCCTGTGTGCAGCATAACGTTGCTTTTAGTGTCACTTGCTTCCTGCCTGATGTGGCAGCCAGAGCACTAGGGCTGGCGATAGCAGAGGGGATGCCAGATACGGGGACTGCTCCCTCCCATTGCCAAAGCATGTATTGGTGTCCTCGGGCCAAAACGTAAAGAAGTCAAAACATGAACGTGACAAATGCCCCAGTATGGGTCTCTGGCAGCATCTCAATGAGCAACACAAGGCGCTCTGCTGATACCTGTGCAGGCAAAATGTCCTGAGAGCCACTTTGAATGGGAAAGGAGTACACTGATGCCCATACCTTTTAAATGTAAGCATCTCATAAGGTACTGAAGTCTGGGAAGATCCGAAAATCAATTGgaacttttaaaaaactgaatatTATTAGTAAGCTTTATTAAAGACTTGATGTGCCAGATGATGCAATGTTTGATCCACTTCTCAAGGTGACCTAAATATTTAGAGTTATGTGTGGGACAATAGCAATATTACTAAGAAGACTGTTGAATTTATAGTTTTAGGCATTTCATCTTTAATCTTTTTCCCAGCTAAGGGCtatttaaagaagcaaaaaccacttcctttttcccttctccttgaTGTGCCCTTAAAACACCTGGGAGTATAGAAATTATCCTACTACAGgatagagattttttttccttttcttcccatgCATTCTCCATTGTGTACCCCTGTGAAAGTATCAGTGGCTGCGCTAGAGAAAGCAGCCAGCATTTTAGAAAGTTTGGGTATTACTTTTGGCTTGCTGCATTGAGAATTTTCTGTCTGTGGGTGGATGGCAGTGGAAAGTTTACACTATTTTAACAATGCCTTGGCAGTACCGCCTGACTCCTCTCTAAGTAGGTATGTAAGAAGCACTTGGCATCTCCATCAGTAGCAGTAAGCAGTATGCTATTGCAGCCCTGCCTCAGAAGCTCAGCAGATGTGTAACGACAGCCACAGCCTCACGTTCTCTAAGAGCAAGAAGTCATCTTTGACCTGACATCCCAGCAGTGTTTCTTGAGCCAGGTGACTGCTGGCGAGAGGGGAGATGATGAGGAGCCTTTTAGTTTTACAAAAAATGTGGGGATATTCCCCTTGATGTACAGCCATCGACACCAAGCACATGGCTCTTGTTTGCATTTCCCATTGAAACACGGCTCCACACATGATATTTTAATCTTATTTGTGCCATGGGAAAGCAGGAGGGCTGTCAGGCTCCGTGGCGCTGCCATCAGCTAATTACAACCATTAAATTTGTTCCATGTTTAGGAATCATCTCTTGAACATAAACAGGGGGCAGTGGAAAATACAGGCTGCCTTTCCCCGGTGCGCAGTGGCCAGGAGACCGACGTTCAATGCAAAGAATATGTAAAAAAGGGAATTGGATGTGCACCCgaaggaagagaaatgtttgGGTTAGGATCCAAATGGAGTTTATCTgccaaaaaggagaaaaaaaaattgattgaaACCCGTAATTACTTTACAAGTTGCTGTAATAAATTATGTATGAATGTAAATTATTTCGCAGGAAAAGAACGTAGGGGAAACTTGAGCAGAAGGATCATGCATTATGTATAGAAAGGAGCCGtaaaaaatattacagcagCACATTTGTGGCATGGTAGTTAAAGTTGTGTCAGCGATTTGATTTGACGCCGTTCTTCTCTGTGGTGAGGAGCGCGGTTGTTAAAATTTGGGTGCCCAGATCTCGGTGTTAGGGCTGTGGTGGTTGCTTCAGGCCTATCCAAAGCTAAAGGATAGAGTGAAGGCATTGTCCAGACCCTTCTTGAGCACTAGCACTTGGGAATTGGCAGAGAACAGCGAGgtcacctctcagcctccttttctccagactggacaACCTAAATgtcttcagcctcttctcacaggAGTGCCCTCCAGACATTACATGCAGTTCTGGAACTCATGGAGAAGGGACCTGGCAAGTTCTTGTGTGGCCTGTGCAAAATGTGGAGCTCGACGCATGGAAATCTGCCTACAGGGATCTCAGTGCCTTCATCCAATGGGACCGTACCGGTCCCCTTGGGTTTGGAACAAAGCTTCTGAGAGCCTCATGACCTGGACCTCCAGGCTTGTGTGATGTGGTAAAGGTTACCCAGGGAAAAAGATGAATGTTCAAGGTTCTGTGCCAGACACGTGCACTTGTAAGAGGAAATGCCGAGGTTTTGCCCCAGAGGAAGTTTAGAAGTAGATGGCGGCATTCTAAACCTCACGTCTGACAAACTCATCCTTGTTTCATTGACGGGCATGTTCAGCAAGGGGCTGGAAGTGTTTAGTTTTGCAGTTTCAAGTTGAAATCCAAAAGTGAGAGGCCCAGGCTATTTTGTCTGAGGACACTGACTGCTGAGAAGGACCCGTTTAAGGAGGGGAAGAGCTCCACGTACCACATCTACATCGCGCCTTGGTGGTGAATGCCCTTCCATCGTTTTCCATCACCGAGCAGTGTTCTCCAGCAAAGCCGTTTACTTCTGAACTGAGGAGTCCTCATGATGGATTTTGCCCTGGAACAAATTGCTGCCTCTGGGTAAACCAAGCTGAGGTTTGTCATTTCAGAAAGTTAATACATGCTTAACTGCAGCAGTATTAATGGTTCCACTGCAATTATTGTTATCAGTGTTCTCAGGATGTGAATCTTAGTCTTAAAAAGTTGAGCAGAAAACCAGGTGTTTTTCCTCATAAGCGGTTCCCAAGTCTTTTAATTACACCCTCAACCCCTTATATGATCCCTGttctcagtttgtttttctgttagcaTCACTTTGCAttgaaaaaaaccccacattcTGGGTTCTTGTTGGGCTTTGGATGGGTGGTTTGTGCTGGGGGTCAGCGGGGAAACCAAGCACCCCATGCACGAGCATCTCCTGGATGGCAGCTGCCCTGCCAGAGCCCCAGCTTCCTCCAGCACAAGCTGAGCacaaaggaggaaagcaaacaataaCCCGAAGTTGTTGCTTGGGATAACAGTATGCTTGcaattttctttgtgattttttttttgaaggtttACAGCTGTTTGTGCAGAAGTAATGTCGAAAGAGGAAGGTATCCTGTATCCTCTTGAACAAGCTTACCAAGGCCTTTTGTAAAACGTGACGTCTGGGCCTGGGGGTCGTGGCAGCTTGCCATAAAAAATTAgcttctatttctgtttcttttgtctggTGACCTGACCCGAGAAATCTCTCTGCTGGCAGCATAATAAGGggggaaaataataaagatcTAAACATAGATGTAATTGTTTAGCGCGGATTTCTCACTTTTCATCGTGCTTCTTGAAATGAGGACAGCAGCAGTTCAGGCACGGCGCGGTGCAGTGCGGggctgctgggggatggagctgtcctggcagctgctggcagggggAAATGGGGAAAGGAGCCAAGAGGGGTTTAGGGGGTGTCAGCTTGCGGGGGCCCCGGGTCTGACCTCCCAGCTGGAAGCCAGCGCTGGTAGGAAGCGGTCTGAACCGTGACATCTTCCCTGCCATCAGGCTgtacctgcagctgcaggctgggcacGGCTTTGAGTTCATTGCTCGGTTgtctaaatggaaaaaagaaaaaaaaacgaaaaacaAGCCAACCCTAAAAAATACTGTACAATTTAGATATGATCACATGAAACTTACAGCGACGGTTAGCTAGCACGGTTTGCCTCCCAACAACAATAACAGTTACCAGAGAAGGTCTGTTGGGTGATGACTTTTTTCCATTGCAGCAGCCGATGGTGCAGCCCTACCATGGTTTTCCTGTTGAGCATCAACAGCGTGTTTGTACAGAGCCCTGCTGGCCCCAGCAGCCCGTGACAAGGAGCCCAGCCCTGACGgccctcctttcttcttttatagtCAGGGAACCATGTGTGTGAATGAGATCATCGTGCTTAATCCTCTTTTCACATGGCCATCGCTGGGATCTCTGCGTGCAGCTGCAGCCCGGTTTGCAGtttccccatgtccctgtggatattaggaaaaatttctcagaaagagtggtaatgcattggcacGGTCTGCTCACGGAGTGGTGGGatcactgaccctggaggtgttcagagccgcggggatgtggcactgagggacatgagcagtgggcatggtgcgGATGggttggggatcttggaggtcttttccaaccttcatgattctcTGGTTCTATAAAGTGGCTTTTGTCCCATTGCTATACATGTTCTGGATGCTGTTATAAACCACTGACTTTGGAGGCACAGGTTTCTCAGAGCTTTGCACAGATCCCCTAAGCCCATCTCATAACATAAATGTCTTCACGCCATCCCCTGAAACCTGCAGTTTTGGAAGATCGGTGCAAAATGTGCAAAACTGGTGGACATAGCAGCACGGGTGACCGGGGAGATTGGCACCTGGGCCCAAAGCACTGGAAGACCCCAGTCTGGGAGGACGGATGGGAGGTGGACATCTAATACAGCATCAGCCAGCACGGACCTTGTTATGTACTCTAACTTCTGTTAGACACAGTATCTTTGGGTGGCTATGGGAGACGTGCTCAGAGCCTTAGCGGGGAGGAAGTTTTATTGGCTTCACTGGAGCGATGCTGTTTCAGCAATTAGCAAGCAGGACAGCCCAGTGGGCTTAGGGCTTTGGCTTCCTGTAGGCTCTGATGTCCctgtctgtatttctttgcCCACAGTGGTAGCCACAGCCTCTGCCATGGAGAAGCCCCCAGGTCCATCTCAGCCCAGCGTTGTGGCAGCTCTGGCCCCTCACTTTGGGTTTTTTGTGGCCTTCTCAGGCAGCTGTTGCTTGTGGAGTCcaagatgaaaggaaagcatCCGAGGCATGATCTGTCCCAGAGATATGGCAACAACCGTGTCATTTCATAATGCTGGATGCCCCTTAGCGAGGGCAGTCTGGATATTCAAAGGCATATTTCTATGCTGCTGTTatcactttttctctctctccatctaTGCCACAGCAACCATTGTGCTGGCGGTTCGGAAAACCATATTCCGAGAGTTAATTAATTTGTACCGAAAAACGTCCCATATGCTACTCTTTGTTTACGCACGTGGAAAGCGAATCACAGAATTCATTAACGCTAATGCCTGTGGGTGTGTGTTTTTATCATTTCCGAACCAGAAAATGACAGATGGGGAGACCTCAGCAGGAAATGTCCACTGCAGATCGAGCAGCCGGGTGCCAGCATCTGGGACTGCCTGGCCGACAAGGGCGAGGAGGGCACGCTGTGGCCGCGGGAGGCCACCAGCACCTGCTCGGTGACCAACCTCATCAAAGAGCTCAGCCTCAGCGACCCTCACGGCAACCCGTCGGCGCCGCCCAGCAAACGCCAGTGCCGCTCGCTGTCTTTTTCGGATGAAATGTCCAGCTGCAGGACATCATGGAGACCCTTGGGCTCCAAGGTCTGGACTCCGGTGGAGAAGAGGCGGTGTTACAGCGGCGGGAGCGTCCAGCGCTACTCCAACGGCTCGGCCACCATGCAGAGGAGCTCCAGCTTCAGCCTGCCGTCCCGTTCCCACCCGCTGGCCTCGTCCTGCGAGCACCGCCCGGGCTGCCCGCCGAGGAGATCGGGGGCTGGAGGCGACGCCTGGAGCCCCGAGGGCGGCCGGGCGGACATGCAGCGCTCCCTGTCCTGCTCTCACGACCGCTTCTCCTCCTCGGAGCCCGGCCCGCCCTCGGCCAGCAGCACGCCGGCCTCCACGCCGCAGCTGGGCCGCCGTGCCGGCGGGCTGTGCCGCAGCCGCTCGCAGCCCTGTGTCCTCAATGACAAGAAGGTGGGCGTCAAGCGGCGCCGGCCCCAGGACGCGCAGGAGCCACGGCCCTCGCTGGACCTGGCCAAGATGACGCAGGTAAGGGTGGGCACCGGGCACCCTCttccctctgccacaggcagtggCAGGGCTCCAGCTCAtgctgtgccccagcagcaggccCAGGGCTTTGTACCCATAGCAGCTGCACTTTTATGTTCCAAGCAGTGGTTTTCATTACGCTGTCTGTGCAGCCAGGCAGTCTCTCCCAGTGAAGGATGTCTCAGTGTTGTTCATATCACTGCATGAGGTGAGGCCAAGAAACATCCTGGCATTTTCACTCCTGATCATCTCGTGCTATAAATGCATTTGTTCCCACTTCAGCGATGCGATGGCATTTCATGCCTGGCAGCTCAATAGGTGTTCAAATGAGCTCGTTTGTGTTGGAGGATGTAAtcagtttttccttctcccGAAGAGCTTAGCAGATAAAAGGGGTCAGAGAATGACGTGTCTGGGTGATTGGGGGGGGACAACGCATGGCACCGCAATCATCTTTTGATAAGCCATGCCAGTAACATTTAATATGCTGGGCTTATTTCATTAGCTAATACATGGGACCGACAGTGAAAACAACTGACACTTGTTACTGCCTTTTACTAGCCACAATTGGCATGACTGAAGGCCCTCTCGTTTCCTTGTGTTGGTGGAAACGTTTCTAAAACACacgcagcacagcactgcagttggCAGCAGGCTGGCTCTGAACGCTTTGTTCTATCCATCCGGTTCTCAGCccagaggaggagatggaatGCAGTTTAGCCATCTACTTTTTGTCGTGCCTCCCCCACTCCCTAGTTCTCTCACGGTGAGCAGTCACTTGTTGCTTCACCTGTACTGCAGGGCAGAATTTCCTGCAGGCCTGGGTGGGAGTTTCGTGGTAACCCACAGCCTGCAAAAGGCCTGACTTGCCCCAGAgatggctgcagggagagcagctgtCATCATCATCCCCATCATCGGGGATGGGGCAAAGCGGGGTCACCCCAAATCGTCGCCGGAGTCCTGGACATAGGGAAGTGATACCAGGGCTCATTGCAGGCTGTATGCAATTGCCTCTCCTCCAGAGGAGAAGCTGGAGTGCAAAGCATTAGCCACGCTCCTCCAGTTTGCTCTGATGAGTTTGCTTACTCCTGTCTTTAAGACTATGAACAAAAAGGCTTTTGGCTCCCTGCACGTAGCTGCAGCACCCTGAAAAACATACTCCTCATGCTCTGTACATAGCATGCCTACAGCTGATCTGTGGCAAAGAGTAAGCGCAATAAATGCGAGTTTGCACACAAATACCCACAGCAGTTTATGAAGAGCTGTGCATAGGGTCGTGTTTGCTTATCTCAGGTTTTTGTTGCGTCTTGGCAATGTTGCATGGAAAAATGTTTGTGCCACAGTTTCTGGTGCAGATGTGCAATAACAAAATCCAGTATTTGCTTGTGCTACGGCCAAGGGGTTGATGTGCAGTGTTGAATGTGGTCGGTGTCTCTTACCATTCGAGCTGCTCACCTTCGAGAGGAGCT is part of the Numida meleagris isolate 19003 breed g44 Domestic line chromosome 5, NumMel1.0, whole genome shotgun sequence genome and harbors:
- the FAM53B gene encoding protein FAM53B isoform X2 yields the protein MGRNSAFLFSCLSKMKNDRWGDLSRKCPLQIEQPGASIWDCLADKGEEGTLWPREATSTCSVTNLIKELSLSDPHGNPSAPPSKRQCRSLSFSDEMSSCRTSWRPLGSKVWTPVEKRRCYSGGSVQRYSNGSATMQRSSSFSLPSRSHPLASSCEHRPGCPPRRSGAGGDAWSPEGGRADMQRSLSCSHDRFSSSEPGPPSASSTPASTPQLGRRAGGLCRSRSQPCVLNDKKVGVKRRRPQDAQEPRPSLDLAKMTQNRQTFNSLSSLSTAAEDGAQRLPTARPWTTAPRSPEVMPGRTPACTPVPEPRTRGEERGASRDDLSCEESDEGGGKEEDGTPWRGSGVGAESPFQLDGEIDIEQIENN
- the FAM53B gene encoding protein FAM53B isoform X1; amino-acid sequence: MVMILTKTRENKGADSVTCRTELHTPKMSQGPTLFSCGIMENDRWGDLSRKCPLQIEQPGASIWDCLADKGEEGTLWPREATSTCSVTNLIKELSLSDPHGNPSAPPSKRQCRSLSFSDEMSSCRTSWRPLGSKVWTPVEKRRCYSGGSVQRYSNGSATMQRSSSFSLPSRSHPLASSCEHRPGCPPRRSGAGGDAWSPEGGRADMQRSLSCSHDRFSSSEPGPPSASSTPASTPQLGRRAGGLCRSRSQPCVLNDKKVGVKRRRPQDAQEPRPSLDLAKMTQNRQTFNSLSSLSTAAEDGAQRLPTARPWTTAPRSPEVMPGRTPACTPVPEPRTRGEERGASRDDLSCEESDEGGGKEEDGTPWRGSGVGAESPFQLDGEIDIEQIENN